One part of the Prunus persica cultivar Lovell chromosome G5, Prunus_persica_NCBIv2, whole genome shotgun sequence genome encodes these proteins:
- the LOC109949316 gene encoding uncharacterized protein LOC109949316, with protein sequence MPAPLLALCQYVETKLKPANEIIAIHMLEEIFGTEHDTLLLCEDVLQFASVVEIGSTVIAVYMRYLFDYLEIANMVNLVGLVDLGQVSSQSGMVSHRSKYLSDCLKNADGDQFYLVPYNPGGHWVLTIVRLVKETVYYMDSLPNRSVDEDMRNIVNTSINMYNSHTDKQSSRKSPIWKNLQGTPRQPTNVECGYYMMRFMRDIIHDAGLGFEKKFDNEKELVVYTQEHIDKVRLEWAKFVNKQLQNNI encoded by the exons ATGCCAGCTCCTCTGTTAGCCCTATGCCAATATGTCGAGACCAAGTTGAAGCCTGCTAACGAGATCATTGCAATTCACATGCTAGAGGAAATTTTTGGCACTGAGCATGATACCTTGCTCTTGTGTGAAGACGTTTTACAGTTTGCTTCCGTGGTTGAGATTGGATCCACAGTGATTGCAGTATACATGAG gtACCTATTTGACTATTTAGAAATAGCAAATATGGTAAACCTTGTTGGCCTCGTGGACCTTGGACAAGTCAGCTCTCAATCTGGAATGGTATCTCACCgttcaaaatatctctcaGACTGCCTGAAAAATGCAGATGGGGATCAATTTTACTTGGTGCCTTataatccagg GGGTCATTGGGTGTTAACAATTGTGAGACTAGTTAAGGAGACTGTCTATTACATGGATTCATTGCCAAACCGCTCTGTTGACGAGGACATGAGAAATATAGTGAATAC TTCAATCAACATGTATAACTCTCACACTGACAAACAATCATCACGTAAATCACCCATATGGAAAAATCTACAAGGCACTCCTAGACAACCAACAAATGTAGAGTGTGGCTATTACATGATGCGTTTCATGAGAGATATAATTCATGATGCAGGCCTAGgatttgagaagaag TTTGACAATGAAAAGGAACTAGTTGTCTATACTCAAGAACATATTGACAAAGTCAGACTGGAATGGGCAAAATTCGTGAACAAGCAATTACAGAACAATATATAA